Below is a window of Poecilia reticulata strain Guanapo linkage group LG8, Guppy_female_1.0+MT, whole genome shotgun sequence DNA.
CGCGCCGAGATCCGGGCCGCTCCGGGCGGCGCACACCTGCGGTCCGGACCGGGTTGGGACGGGGACGGCTCCACGGGACCACCACGGAACAACAAGGGGCATGAGAAACCCGCCCGGTTAGCCGCTAGCCTCCAACCGAGTCATCCTCCAGTGAGACAACGGGatgtgatgaagaggagggcGGGGAGCGGAGCTGCGCAGGCGGCTTCGCTGATCGATCAGAGCCGATCGATCAGCGGGGCTGGAGAGCCGATCAgctgctattattattatcataataataatctgtaataataataataatctgtaataataataataatggtaataataataataagattaataataataatcttattattatcataataataataatataatatcttttatcagttttaatttgtaattactgttgtttttaaataggttttcaagattatttaaaatattagctgATATACTAAGTATTTCTGAACAGAAGGAAATAAGATTTCCATtacttttttaccttttcatttattatttgttcCCCGTCTCCTGTctatttttagttaaattattatagtttctttctttcttgtttatttGACAGAAGTTAAACTGTCTTTATTGATGGTTTGAGTATTTGGAggacataaataaaacttacagTCAGATTCATTGGGATCCTCCAGGATGAGCTCTGCGCAggaatatttttaatcatattatCAGGTTTTCTGCTTCATTAATTTAGTAAATCTGTGATGGTACTATACTCTCTACTATGACTGGAGTTCCATACCAACACACAAcctccaccatgttttactgaaCGAtaggttttgttgtttctcttacATCAGAAAATTttcttacaattaaaatttcgaattcaaaaatacttaattgatCCAAAAGAGAAACTTAATGTTGTAACTCTTCAAATTCTCCACAGGGTTGTACTGTTGGCGGGAGCGATATCTTGTAgcggtctgtattacagtgaatttgaagaagcctctgacttaAGACACAGTTTTCCTAAGAAATCGTTAACTTTGGATCCCTGACTGCTTCACACCGTTAAAAGATGATCCATAGCTTCCACCCATTTTCAAATTCTGCTACATATTTTTATGCCTGACTAATTGTGTAGTGTAGTgttatttttatccaaataaataGCCAATCATGCAAAGCTTTATAAGACATCTCTTTAGGAATCAATCATTTGGAGCTAAAATCTTATTTCTAAAATCTcatgtctctctctgtgttatCCTTGAGAcgtttatatttctgtttttcaaggACTTTGGAGGCAGATCAGATTCATTCTCAATCcaaaattgaaatgaaaaacaacgcGTCGCTGCGAGCAGGGTTCGAACCTGCGCGGGGAGACCCCATTGGATTTCAAGTCCAACGCCTTAACCACTCGGCCATCACAGCTGCATCCGTTTCCCGCCCTCACCTGGTCACGCTTTCAACCGTGTTATCCAGTGGGAAGGTCAGGTTTTATACAGCGCTGTGACGTGTTTTAATAATATGTAACCAGTAGTTCACAGTCAGAGCTGAAAACGTCTGGCTGTCGCTGTTAGCAATAGAAAGGTGGTGTAATTTGAGAATGCCCCCGCCAGAGGGAGACAAATCTCAATCCCTAACAGATATGCAGATGACAGCAGCAGATGACGGGGACGAGAACAACGAAGCACCGAAAGCAGTTATGAATGAACCGGAAGAGGAGggaatcaccatggcaaccactcactCGTCATGCACCTCTCAGCAGCGTCTTATAAACTTAAAGCGTCAAGAGCCGGAACGGATGTCGGCGATGTGGGCACACGTGCTACTCTGAGCTCCGTTCGTGCAGCCCTCAACCAGCTACATAAACTGGCCCTTTACACATAATTTCATTCTCAAGGTGGACCCGAATAACCACGTTCTAAagtaaggaggaaaaaaattgagtttttataAACGATGTCGGCCGTTAATGAGAAAGATTTCCCTAGTCTGAAGAATGCTAACGCTGCTAAGCTAAACTTGCATAactatgctgctgctgctagcgCGGAAACACCGATGGAGACGTCAAAAAATGCCTCCGGTACAAGACGGCAACNNNNNNNNNNNNNNNNNNNNNNNNNTTGAGACTTATCGTCTTTATGTATGTACATGCCATGTGACTCTGTACAGCTtgaattgtttaattaaaagaaggaaaaaaaaaaaaaaaaaaaaaaaaaaaaaaaaaaaaaaaaaaaaaaaaaacttaaagcgTCAAATCAGTTCATGATTGCTAACGGGCCATCCAGAAAGCGGCTGATAGATTTTCACCACACAATCTGACGTTTGGTCTGACGTTTCGAGCGCTTCTTAACCGGAagggaaaatgtttgacatgttgAATTCAGATTGGTTTATCCTCTCCGCCAGGCCACAAGGAGGCATCAGCGAGCTCACCATTGGCTTGTTGTGCTTGGGTAGCTACGTTGTTATGGTTACAAACCATCTAATGAACTACCGCTAGTGTTTGATAATAGTGCCAATATGCAGCTAAACCTGAATATTAAAATTACCTTTGACCCCTAATTAATTTGATGGCTAAAtagcatttatatttaaattctgTTATCCATCTTTTCATACGGAAATCCATTTGTGCTACTTTGATGAAAGATAACTGATTTAGTGACCtcattaaaacttattttctaGTATTGTATAACACTGAGATACACATTATGTCATAGTATCTTAGGGTGGGACACCTGGCCAAATCACTTTTGTGAGTTTatgtaatattgtaataatTGTAAGAGGCAGTGTTTCATATTATGAGATAGTATGCTGAGGCCTCAGACCAGCCCAATTATTAAACTCATGTCATTCTAAtcttatgttaaataaatatgtccATCATACTTATTCTGTAATTCagtgtatttttctaaaatatttccaattcagcgcaagaaaatgcttttttccaAAAGTGCATTTCAAAGTTTCAGTGTTGTTGTGTCCAGTCAAAACTCAAGATATGTGAaatattaatcagaaaaaaattattttatggtaTAACAACTTGCCATAAACAGACCCAAACCAGAtagaggaaaaagaaatcagGCCCAGTGGGAAATGTCCCGGTTCTCCCGATGAACCAATCCAGGCCTGACAGCATCTCGTGAGAAGACAGCAGAGTTGTGATTACATCATATTTCATAATATGATGAAGATATACTGAGAGAATCTACCTCAGCTGGAACCTCAGAAGAAATCCAGGACTGGATCCAGTGTTCCTGGATGTGGACCGACCTTCATCCCAGGAAGTAAAGGAAAGAATTAAAAGCTGCAGTTCTCCTGTAGGTTCTGTCCGGGACCCGTGTTGGTCCATCTATCAGCAGGAGGTTCTGGAACCCAGAAGCTGAGCGGGTTCCTTACCTGAGCAGCAGGTTCTGCTGCTCACATCAGATTTCAGCATCAGAACAGGCAGCAGGAGGTTCAGTACAATATAGACTTTATTAGTTCACTAAAgtttaatatgaaataaaaagcagattgGCTTCAAATCATTCACAATTCAGTAATCGAGTTTCCAGGATCATCATGTCAACACAGGAAGTCCATCCTGCCTGCAGCGGCTGCAGGTTTACAAAATAAGAGCTGGAAAGCGGCCTTCAGCGTCGGACCGCTCACAAACCCAGAGGAGCGCCGTGAAGTTACAAAAACCccgaaaacaaaacaaaaacgagaGAAATCATGGTTCTTTGTGGCGTTGAGTAAACAGACCGACAGCAGGAGGCGCCAGAGTTCAGCTTCCAATCAGAGTCCAGAACGATTGAGTCCAGAAGAAGAGCGAAATCACCAGAACTGCTCGGGGAATGTTTCAtagcattttattgtttttaactttattttctcatcatAGCAATGGAAAAATAGAACCTTTTACAAACGTCTTCAATTTTCTGAAATCtttgaaacaagcaaaaaccGGTGAGTGACCCGATCCCGACCCAGTGCAGCGGGGCAATCAACGTGAAGCGGCTCACAGCGCGCTGCCAGGCCTGCAGCTAAAACTATTCCCATTTGGCACTCGCTCCGCAGCACCGGGCTTTTACTCTGAAGGGCTCCAGTGCTGCCGTCGCCAGGTAAGAGCGCGGAACGCCGGAGTGGGCGGAGCCTTTCGGCCCGGGTCGCCGTTTTAGTgctcagaagaagaaaagtaagagcaacaaaaatctaaagttttccACAGAAGAAGTCCACAAAGTCGCTCGTTAATCTGATTCCACAAAAGTTtctccctccccccccctcccccagtGTGGGGGCGGTGGCGGGTCTGTGACGTCATCATGATGTCATACGAGGGGCCAGCTACACGGCGAAGGAGGGGCTTGTTTCGTTAAGGGGGAGGAGTCAGAGTCCAGTCCACAGGCCGtccaggaggaagaggaagaggaagaggaaggggggggaggggggggtcgCCAGCTGGAACTGAAGGTGGTGTGATGTCATCATCTCTCGCGCTCACACAGACACTCATCTCACTTCATCTCAcgtcacttcctctgctgcagccAGCGCTGCCACAGACGAGTTCATTCCAGACGAGTCACTGACCTCACGTCGCTCCGAGTCCGGACCGCAGCAATCTGAGGGAGAGGAGAGAGCCAATCAgcagagaggaggggaggagagagcCAATCGGCAGAGAGGAGAGAGCCAatcagcagagaggaggagaggagagagccaatcagcagagaggagagagaggagagagccAATCANNNNNNNNNNNNNNNNNNNNNNNNNNNNNNNNNNNNNNNNNNNNNNNNNNNNNNNNNNNNNNNNNNNNNNNNNNNNNNNNNNNNNNNNNNNNNNNNNNNNNNNNNNNNNNNNNNNNNNNNNNNNNNNNNNNNNNNNNNNNNNNNNNNNNNNNNNNNNNNNNNNNNNNNNNNNNNNNNNNNNNNNNNNNNNNNNNNNNNNNNNNNNNNNNNNNNNNNNNNNNNNNNNNNNNNNNNNNNNNNNNNNNNNNNNNNNNNNNNNNNNNNNNNNNNNNNNNNNNNNNNNNNNNNNNNNNNNNNNNNNNNNNNNNNNNNNNNNNNNNNNNNNNNNNNNNNNNNNNNNNNNNNNNNNNAGAGCCAATCAgcagagaggaggggaggagagagccaatcagcagagaggaggagaggagagagccAATCAGAACAGAGCTCCAACATAAACCAGGGATgttctgatcaggttttttgaTGCCGATTCCAATACGATCACCAATAAGGTCGATCTCTGCTGATCACCTGGATTGACTATTTATTGCTTTAGGTGTAAATGCTGCTCTGATCTggtgaaataagaaataatctggtaataaattcacctaatttagacataaaacatgcaaaatacttgcaggcACAAAACAGCAGCTATTCAGTCAAAAGAACAAGTGAAAACCTGCAGCCAGGTAAACGGTAAAGTTCTCTGGACCGCCTGCAGGAGGCAGAGATCCGTTattattcatttagtttttcagaAATGATCTCTCACGTTTGGACAAAGTGAAAGTTTATGTGAAATCTTTGTTGTGGCTCCGGTGGAGCAGAAGCTCCGTCTGAAATATTAGCGAATAGCGTCGGTTCGacagcagaaccagcgtctttcCCCGCAGCTCGAAGACGTGaatcatttttggtttattcGTTTAGTgatgctaatccaggtgagcTGAGCTGCTTTGTTCCTGCTCAGCCTGGATGCAGCCAAACTTCCTCcagtgcttgttttttaaataccgTGTTAGATTCGTCATGTTGCTTCACTCCTGAGGTCATTTTCTGCCGCAAACGTCCCCGAAACATCAGCTGCTGGCAGGCTGAGCAGTGGGATCAATGTGATCACCGATCACACACGATCGATCGGCTCACCTCTAATAAACACTTTAACTAATTAAAGCTTCAACTTGAATCCTGGAGCAACAGGAATAAATTCAGTTTCCCTCCAACATCTGGACATGTTGCGTTTTGCTGCAGTGCATCATGGGCCTTGTAGTGTTTAAGACCAGAATTCctcaacaagaagaagaaatgagtAGAGAAATTTGGATGGAACTAAAAGTCCGTTTGGACCTACAGCAGAACATCTGGACTCGTtctgaaacttttaaatgtcGGTTCAGGATTCAGTAGAAAGTTAAAGTTCAGCTGccgacagcagcagcaaatgtcCAGCATAACAACGATCTGCAGCTTAATAAAACAGGTGGAagtggttctgacccggttatTCACCAACCAGAGCTACGGAGGGCTGATGGTGGCGACACACAGGAAAACCTCGATAAATATACGCAATTTATTGTTCTCACATTCATTTATGAATGCATGACTTcaattttatttcctcattaaatgttaattttggcAGGATCGGGCCTCCGTACATTGCTGCTAACTGAACTCTGAACCACCTGGACCTTTTAAAGGTCCGGCCCGCCAAGCAGAACCTGCTGATTTGGGTCGAGTAGTTCTGCTGTAATCGGGTCGGTCCGTTTAATCAAACAACAAAGTTTGGTTCTGCTCGGCGCTGCCCGCAGACAGAACGGGTCGGAACCGCCACACCGGGCCTCAGAACCTCACCAGGCTTGGCTCTTGAGCTTGCGCAGCTCCTTGGTGGCCCAGGTGGCCAACGTCTTGGTCTTGACGATTTTGGAGCGCCGGCCCTCGGTCAGCAGGTCGTTGATCAGCGGACGCATCTCCACCAGCTTCATCATGTCCTTCCCAAAGGCCGTGCAGAGGTCGCtgaggtcacacacacacacacagattaacacacacacacacacacagcagcccAGAGGTTCTGACTGCAGCGGGTCTCAGATGTTGTGGTCTGGTTGTGCATCACAGCGTCAGCGTGGTGCATGGTTTCTCCTCACCGACCCGACCGGCTCCAgtcccggttctggttctggttcttacCCGATGAGTCCGGCGGCGTTGGCCACCACGCCATCAGAGTGGTCCTCGTCCTCGGCGATGTGGTGGATGAAGGACAGGATGAACTCCACGCGCGGCTGAACCAGCATCACGTCGGCTGCAGGGGgggcagaggtcagaggtcacagagaggtcaaaggtcaaactcAGGTCAAATTTAGCTTGTTGGGTCCCGCAAAACCGGGAAGCCGTTGGGTTTGGGCCGGAGCCCGGAGCTTCCCGGGTGAAAACGACCCGGTTTCTCTGCGACGGCGTAAATCCTCCTGCTGGgctgcagacaggaagaggaaCCGCCGTCGCCGGACAGGAAGTGGGCCTTACGGTGGACGTTCTCCTGGTCGCCCTTCAGGCCCTGGATGATGCCGGTGTAGGCCTCCAGGCAGCCCTCCCTCAGCTCGTTCAGGTAGTCCACCATGTCGTAGTCCGTCTGGagcagaaccggatcagaaccatgAAACATGATAAACTGAAGACTTCACGGTTTCATTCACCATCATAACGTCTTTTATTCCAGCGGGTTGTttaacaggaagtagaaacGTTTTGGCTGCATCACTGATCGAtcagtaataataaatattcctCTCCTTcatccaaaccaacctgttcaGGTCGACGACCTTCTGCTGCCgttaaacacaaagaaaactacaaacatcTGTAAATCTGTTCCTGCCAAGTCTCCTGGGAAACAATATTtctatatatattattataagtAACATAACAACTCAGTGATTCTAAACCAGGAAACGTTTCATCTGACGTAGGAAATTATCTAAAACAGTAAATAATGTTTCCCTTTTAATCAGATGTTGGGACTTTATTACCAAAATCAGCAGTTTGAACATCAAGAACTTTCAAGGATGTTTTACAGAAATCAAGGACTTTCCAGGCCTTGAAAACACCTAATTGAAATTGAAGTGAGTCATGACGGGCCGCGCCCCCACAGCCAGGTGAGCTCACCTTGTCCACCTGCGCCTGGCTGGCCTGCTGCAGCGTGTCCAGGACGATGTCCAGGTACTTCTTGAACTCTCCTCCGATGGCCAGAGCGATGTCTCCGAACGCAGAGAGGATCTGCGGCTTCACCGAGCGATGCACGTTCTCGTTCTGCAAACACGGACGCAGCCGTCAGACGGTTCCGCCGCTCGCCGGAGGCTTGGCAGCGTTGCCACGGCGACAGTGGTCTCAGATAGACGTGGAGGGTGTGCATCACGGTCAGAGTGGTGCATGAAGTATCGTCACAGACCGAACAGAAACCGGGCCGGGCCGGCGCCGCTCACCCCCAGgttctccagcagcagctgcatgaTCTCGTCGCAGTAAGGCAGGATGTTGGACTGCAGCGCTCGGCACAGGTCGCACACCAGGCCCACCGCCGCCAGACACACCTGCAGCACAGGACAGGTAACTGAGCAACGGCAGCTGGAGCGTCGCCACGGCGACAGAACGGCGAGAAAACGTCTCAATTTCTACGTTTTCTGAtggatttaaaacaaacctgattaaaaatgttttcacgtCTACAGtacaaaaattaatttgcttcAAACTGGAAGGGCAGATTCAGGAAGTTTGTATAAAGTTATTGgaacctgattggctgagcagATTGACCAATCACAGCTCAGCCTCATTACTacgcagaaaaacacaaataaatgcagtaataaataaatctggaaacttaatttaacatatttccaTTTGTATTTCATATTAATTactttgttcatatttaatctattttttttctcatttaattattttctaattctagttttattttctgatgtcctaatttatttagttttaaaataaattatgtaaaatttcctcccatatttatttatatattcatttATGTTAATTCTGGCAGCATCAGTCCTCCGTACTGATCAGCAAATTAaattctggggggaaaaaacccaaaaaactaaattaaaccaACAGTGTTGAGTtcaatggaaacagaaacaaatcttttaattctgattaaaaaccaaataaaaatacatcatttgtttagtttatattattattaaaacttatATTACTGATAAATGTCAAAGGAAACCCGAGAGCGTTCTGATAAAAGATGAAACGATAaatcagaggaaataaaaacgcACCGATCCCTGATGTAACCCGGATTAGCACCTGAAGCTAACGCTGAGccgaggctccgcccccttccTACCTGATACTCGGCGTAGTTCTTCAGTCCGATGGCCAGGAACGGCTTGAAGGCATCCATGTATTTCTGGAAGTCGCTCCCCAGAACTGAACAGAGCGGCAGAGACAGTGATGCGTGTGTAGGAGcgttagcgttagcattagcatgcgCAGCGTCTCCCGCCCACCTTCCACCAGCGTGGACACGGCCATCAGCGCGTCCTCCTGGACGCCGCCGGAGCCCGCCGTGCTCTGGAACATCCTGAGCAGAGACGCCATCACCACGTCGGAGATCTGCAGCGCGTCCTGGTGCTGCACCTTCCGCAGGACGTTCTGCAGGGACAGGAAGCGCTCAGAActccttcacaataaaagcggCAGCGGGCGGCGGGCCTCACCTGCAGAGTGGCGCAGAGCAGCGACTGCAGGTCGTTGAACTGGATCCGGTCCGAGGTGCTCTGGATGTGAGACTGCACAGGAAGGCGGCGTCAGGCGGCCGTCCTTTCACAGTAAAAGCCCGAGCGGCGGCCGGCGGGACTCACCTCCATCTGCAGGACCTGCTGCAGCCGCTCCATGATGACCAGCGTGGTTTTCTGCACCGCCGGGTAGCAGTCCTTCGCGCTGTTCTTCACGATCTCCATCAGAGCTTCGTAGGCGGCCGAGCGCAGGTTGTTCTGGTGGCCGTCGGGTctggagaggaaccagaacACAGCGGACATGTTTCCTCGGGGCAGAGACACTCGGGTCAAAGGGTCGGATTTAAATTGATTCACCATCATGTGATATTTATTACCGTCTTCCTGTTTTCTacagaagagaaagaaactaaaacatcttCAGTTTATCCGCTTAGATCCGACAACTAAACACTAAAAAACCTCAATTTCAGAAACCGTTTAacatacaaaacataaacaaaacattctcAGTTTTATAGAATTTAGGGAATtctaaatcaaaccaaacttcTTATTtcagacactgaaaaaaattatctttgttATATGAAAATATCAGTCTTGCAGTGTAAACACTGTAAACATTATTTACAGTGTAAATGTTTCCCAATTTAACCTTTTAATTAGAagatcaaaactttaaaaaccttgGAAACAAATCATTGAAATTTAAGAGCCAGAAGTAGAACCAGCAGAACCCGGTAGAACCAGCCCCTACCTGTCTGTGGtctccagcagcttctggacGATGATCTCAAAGGACGAGGACAGGCAGTAGGTACTGGGCTCCTCCTGATCCTCGGCGGCGTCCGTGGCTTCGTACGCCGCCTCGGCCAGAGACGAGAAGGCCTGGAGGAGAGCAGAGGACCCGTTAGCCTGGAGGCGGTCCGGTCCAAACCAGAACACCAACCGGATCTGAAACAATCTGGTTGTGTTGGCATCAAAGCACTGcggccatttttcttttatacatcaGGCTAACATTTTAGCTTTAGCGCATTATGTTGACagcagctaaaaccaatgctagtcatTGTTAGCGAGCAGCGTTTGCCCCCCCCAGCAGGGGGCGGGGTCTAGCACATGTGACATCACACAGCAGTGGGTCCATATGAACATGGTGTTTaccagaagctaacgctaaagctcCATcctgagccaatcagaagctGCGGATGCTGACATCAGGACACCAACACTTAAAAACTGTAGAtgaaactctattgacttattttatattatactGACATATTTGGAGAAAGTTTCATCTACGtgaatatttccactaaataagagacaaaaataaaaatgtttgctggaGGAAAATCTGCTGTTAGGCTCTGAGCTCAAACATGGCAGGCAGCACCAGGCTAGTTGTTCTTAGCATCAGACACTTAACCGAGTCTCACATTTGTTTGttacataattaaatacatttgtccCATTTCAAGTTTGTTGTGACGTAAATTCAGACAAACGAGGTCTGAAGCGGCTGAACAGGTGATGATCTCTGAACCATGAGGACGTCCCTCCTGCCCTCTGGGAGGCGTCACAGAGgcctggaccagaaccaccagGCATCCCAACAGCTTCTTTCCCACAGCTGCCACGCCCCTGAACGCCTCCTGACGGCCATCAGGACTGcaccccccaaccccccaccAACACACGGACTGTCCTCACACTCATAATCTGTATATAATCTTTATATAAACTGGAACTCTTACTTGCCATTATGCATCTTGTATTGTAAATCTGTAATTTCTGTATAATCTGTAGATGTGCACATAGCTCCTACAcctgtaaatacatatttacacCCTGTATAGCACTTCTGTATAGATGCAAACTACATTTCAATGGCAATAAAGTTTAATTCTATTCGATTTTCTAAACACCCgagttgccgtggcaaccgcctgctGCGGGCCGAGCAGAGATGAAAACATCCCGTCTGCTGTGATGTCAGGTTTCAGGCTGGATGCTGAATGATGATGAACCTGCTGCTCTGACGGTCAGTCGGTCAGTTCTCACCTGATGATTCACTTATCGAGTCGCTACTATGAACAACgtttggttcatttttttaaataaagttacaaacgttttgGGTCTCAGCTTCAGTTTGCCCCCCCCCCACGtggaggaagtgatgtcacGGCTCACCCAGCAGACGTTGGAGGCCACCCTGGGCTCGGCCCCCAGGCCCTCGATCAGACACTGCAGCAGCGGCGCCAGGTAAACCTCGTGGATGGCGGCTTCGGGCTGCAGCTCGCAGATGCGTCCGACGGTCCAGGCCGTTGTGTCCCTCACCACCACGCTGGGGTCCTTCATCAGCTCGATCAGGGTGGGCAtggcctgcagggggcagcgcGGTCAGACCGGCTCCGCCCAACCGGGCCGAcccgcggcggcggcggctcacCTGGATGACGAGCGGTTTGAGCTGGTTCAGGTCGGGCCCCTCCAGGATGGAGCCGAACGCCATGATGGAGGCGTCCCGGTACCGCCAGTCCGGGTTCTTGATGTTCTCCTTGATGAAGGGCAGGACGTGGGGAACCACGTCGTCCTCGCAGCAGGTGGCCAGCAGCATCAGACACACGCCCGCCGCCTTGCAGGGGTTCcagtcgtcgtcgtcgtcgttcTCGTCCTGCGGACACACGACGCACCGTCAGCGGGGTCGACGCACACTGAGCGCGTGCAGACGGGCGACGGGGCGGCACCTGCTTGGCCAGCGTCTGGGTCAGGATGGGGACCAGGTACTGCAGCGCTCCTTTGGCGTAGAACTTACTGGTGTGCTCAGGGGGCCGGCCCTGCTCCGAGGCCTGCGATTGGACGAGGAGGCAGGAAGAGGCGGTCAGCGGCGTGGAACCGCACGGCGGTCTGACGACAACCACGAAAACAAACGCACCTCTGAGGCCTCGATGGCCAGGTCCATCTCCTCGTCGCAGACGTTGGACCAGAATTCGATGCCCTGCAGCGCCACCTCATCGATGTCGCTCTTCATCGCCTCGATGGTGATCTGGACCAGAACACAGCGTCAGGGTTTCCACCTGGGGGGGCGCCGGCCGGCCGGCCGCCAGCCTCCGGTCTACGACCAGAACCTGTCAGGTCCTTCAGCCTCAGCAGGAAATTAAAGAACTTCCTGTGAATTCATGGCAGACGTTCCTGCACTGAGAATATTCAGCaggaagttctggttctgcaggcagtagaaccagaaccagaacgcAGCTGTAATGAAGcctgccagcagggggcagcagtgaGCCAGTGACAGGAACACATGGACCTGGAGTTATCTGCCTGGTTCCTGATCCGGTCCAGTTCTGAACCCAAACCCGTTTGGACCCGAGCTCatcttcatcacttcctgtttgaggaAGGAGcagacttcctgtttcttaCCGCGAACAGGGCGGGGCCCATGTAGGTCTCCATGTACTGGTAGTACAGCGACATGATCTTCACCAGGTTCTGCAGCGCCGCCACGCGTACCTGAGCACAGGTGGAGCAGAGGGGCGGAGTTACAGCGGCCCAGCAGAGGGGCGGAGTTACAGCGGCCCAGCAGAGGGGCGGAGCTTCAGCGGCCCAGCAGAGGGGCGGAGCTTCAGCGGCTCGGTCCGATCCGACTCACTCTGGTGTCGGGACACTGCGTGGCTTCACACACCACCTGCATGATGAAATGTCTCTCcgtctgaaaacacacacacacaggtcaacGTGCGGCTCTCACAGCCcaggaccggttctggttctggttctggttccggacCTCCTTGTCGAAGTTGGCTCTGGTGAACTCCAGCGAGTTGAGCAGCGCGTTGGTGGCGGCCAGCTTCACGTTGTTGCTGGGCTCCTCCTTCCTCATGCCCTG
It encodes the following:
- the kpnb1 gene encoding importin subunit beta-1 is translated as MELITILEKTVSPDRNELEAAQKFLEQAAIENLPTFLVELSKVLANPGNTQVARVAAGLQVKNSLTSKDPDVKTQYQQRWLAIDANARREIKNYVLQTLGTETYRPSSASQCVAGIACAEIPVTQWPELIPQLVANVTDPSSTEHMKESTLEAIGYICQDIDPEQLQETANQILTAIIQGMRKEEPSNNVKLAATNALLNSLEFTRANFDKETERHFIMQVVCEATQCPDTRVRVAALQNLVKIMSLYYQYMETYMGPALFAITIEAMKSDIDEVALQGIEFWSNVCDEEMDLAIEASEASEQGRPPEHTSKFYAKGALQYLVPILTQTLAKQDENDDDDDWNPCKAAGVCLMLLATCCEDDVVPHVLPFIKENIKNPDWRYRDASIMAFGSILEGPDLNQLKPLVIQAMPTLIELMKDPSVVVRDTTAWTVGRICELQPEAAIHEVYLAPLLQCLIEGLGAEPRVASNVCWAFSSLAEAAYEATDAAEDQEEPSTYCLSSSFEIIVQKLLETTDRPDGHQNNLRSAAYEALMEIVKNSAKDCYPAVQKTTLVIMERLQQVLQMESHIQSTSDRIQFNDLQSLLCATLQNVLRKVQHQDALQISDVVMASLLRMFQSTAGSGGVQEDALMAVSTLVEVLGSDFQKYMDAFKPFLAIGLKNYAEYQVCLAAVGLVCDLCRALQSNILPYCDEIMQLLLENLGNENVHRSVKPQILSAFGDIALAIGGEFKKYLDIVLDTLQQASQAQVDKTDYDMVDYLNELREGCLEAYTGIIQGLKGDQENVHPDVMLVQPRVEFILSFIHHIAEDEDHSDGVVANAAGLIGDLCTAFGKDMMKLVEMRPLINDLLTEGRRSKIVKTKTLATWATKELRKLKSQA